The proteins below come from a single Corynebacterium glyciniphilum AJ 3170 genomic window:
- the sigE gene encoding RNA polymerase sigma factor SigE — protein MNTAADSGPDGATGAFDRGEGAIPSWSELVEEHADSVYRLAYRLSGDRQDAEDLTQDTFMRAFRSLKSYRPGTFSGWLHRITTNLFLDMVRHRGTIRMEALPEDYDRVEGTRVGPERAFEMNNLDPALEKALDDLSPEFRVAVILCDGLDMTYEEIADTLGLKMGTVRSRIHRARSQLRASLARSAGELSYIPQS, from the coding sequence ATGAACACCGCAGCAGACTCCGGCCCTGACGGGGCAACGGGCGCTTTCGATCGCGGCGAAGGTGCTATCCCGTCCTGGAGTGAACTCGTCGAGGAACACGCGGACAGCGTCTACCGCCTGGCGTACCGACTCAGTGGCGACAGGCAGGATGCGGAAGACCTTACGCAGGACACGTTCATGCGGGCGTTCCGGTCGTTGAAATCCTACCGGCCGGGGACGTTCTCGGGCTGGCTGCACCGCATCACGACGAACCTCTTCCTCGACATGGTCCGTCATCGTGGGACGATCCGGATGGAGGCTCTGCCGGAGGACTATGACCGCGTCGAGGGGACACGGGTCGGCCCGGAACGTGCCTTCGAGATGAACAACCTCGACCCGGCCCTGGAAAAGGCTCTGGATGATCTGAGCCCTGAGTTCCGCGTCGCGGTGATCCTGTGCGACGGGCTCGACATGACCTACGAGGAAATCGCCGATACGTTGGGTCTCAAGATGGGCACGGTACGCTCGCGGATTCACCGTGCGAGAAGCCAGCTCCGGGCCAGCCTGGCCCGGTCTGCCGGTGAACTCAGCTACATCCCACAGTCTTAG
- a CDS encoding DUF1003 domain-containing protein codes for MPDNFSRTDLDTPSTGPRRRLLAYNDDAVGVGAEKVARFLGTGRYLMWQTIIVIVWICLNVGGFWWNWDVYPFILLNLAFSTQAAYAAPLILLAQNRQDDRDRVSLNEDRRRAEETKADTEFLARELAGLRIAVGENVTRDYLRRELDDLGDMLRRIEDKLEDQRNDGRTDDGPSDTAR; via the coding sequence ATGCCGGACAACTTCTCCAGAACTGACCTGGACACTCCCTCCACAGGACCCCGACGCAGACTCCTCGCCTACAACGATGACGCGGTCGGCGTCGGGGCCGAGAAAGTCGCCCGGTTCCTCGGGACGGGCCGCTATCTCATGTGGCAGACCATCATCGTCATCGTCTGGATCTGTCTCAACGTGGGCGGTTTCTGGTGGAACTGGGATGTCTACCCCTTTATTCTGCTGAACCTCGCGTTCTCCACCCAGGCGGCCTATGCTGCCCCGTTGATTCTGCTGGCGCAGAACAGGCAGGACGACCGCGACCGGGTGTCCCTCAACGAGGACCGGCGGCGTGCCGAAGAAACCAAGGCCGACACGGAATTCCTCGCCCGGGAGCTCGCAGGCCTGCGCATTGCCGTGGGTGAGAACGTCACGCGGGACTATCTCCGTCGCGAACTCGACGACCTCGGTGACATGCTCCGCCGTATCGAAGACAAGCTGGAGGATCAGCGCAACGATGGTCGGACCGACGACGGCCCCTCTGACACCGCACGGTGA
- the tatB gene encoding Sec-independent protein translocase protein TatB, producing the protein MFSSVGWGEVLVLIVVGIIVVGPERLPRLITDLKALLLAARTAIANARQELDQDFGEDFEEFRKPLSQLNSVRQMGARGFITKTLLDDDDSFLTDLESSAKDVTGAVRGTSAQISGRTPKNPPRPTEVAAKQEEGEEERVELPQQDEVGQSRDWGATGNYDDTM; encoded by the coding sequence GTGTTCTCCAGCGTCGGATGGGGCGAAGTCCTCGTCCTGATTGTCGTGGGCATTATCGTCGTCGGACCGGAGCGACTGCCTCGGCTGATCACCGACCTCAAGGCCCTGCTCCTTGCCGCACGAACCGCCATCGCGAACGCCCGGCAAGAGTTGGACCAGGACTTCGGCGAAGACTTCGAGGAATTCCGCAAGCCTCTGTCCCAACTCAACAGTGTCCGTCAGATGGGCGCACGTGGATTCATCACGAAAACGCTGCTGGATGACGACGACAGCTTCCTCACGGATCTGGAGTCCTCGGCGAAGGATGTCACCGGAGCGGTGCGGGGTACATCGGCGCAGATCTCCGGCAGGACACCGAAGAACCCTCCGAGACCGACTGAGGTCGCCGCGAAGCAGGAAGAAGGGGAAGAGGAACGGGTGGAACTCCCGCAGCAGGATGAGGTCGGCCAGTCCCGGGACTGGGGCGCCACCGGAAACTACGACGACACCATGTAG
- a CDS encoding TIGR00730 family Rossman fold protein — protein MASDNPQPFTFQGPVMRRGINGVYPGTPYPRSTTDQRLLDEQPNTDWLHSDPWRVMRIQSEFVEGFGALAELPKAVTVWGSARIAEDHPYYETGRELGRRLKEAGYAVITGGGPGLMEAPNRGAAEDGGLSVGLGIELPHEQGLNSWVNLGLNFRYFFVRKMMFLKYAQAFICLPGGYGTLDELFEALVMVQTGKVRQFPIVLLGCEFWSGLVDWITTRLVEEGMISEGDPDLFLLTDSPEEAVAYCVAAHQGQVEELEERRSQLLQELENLEKQAGRMSRETGAEGRSDSDGRSFG, from the coding sequence ATGGCAAGTGACAACCCGCAACCGTTCACCTTTCAGGGGCCGGTGATGCGTCGGGGTATCAACGGCGTCTACCCGGGGACCCCGTACCCTCGGTCGACGACCGACCAGAGGCTGTTGGACGAACAGCCGAACACCGACTGGCTGCATTCCGACCCGTGGCGGGTGATGCGTATCCAGTCCGAGTTCGTCGAAGGTTTCGGTGCGCTCGCCGAGCTGCCGAAGGCGGTCACCGTGTGGGGGTCGGCGAGAATTGCCGAGGACCATCCTTACTACGAGACGGGTCGCGAACTCGGACGCAGGCTGAAAGAAGCCGGGTACGCGGTGATCACCGGAGGCGGCCCCGGGTTGATGGAGGCGCCGAACCGGGGAGCGGCCGAGGACGGCGGGCTGTCCGTGGGGCTGGGAATCGAGCTTCCCCATGAGCAGGGCCTGAACTCGTGGGTGAACCTCGGCCTGAACTTCCGGTACTTCTTCGTCCGCAAGATGATGTTCTTGAAGTATGCCCAGGCCTTCATCTGTCTCCCCGGTGGTTACGGGACGCTTGACGAGCTCTTCGAAGCCCTGGTGATGGTGCAGACCGGGAAGGTGCGCCAGTTCCCGATCGTCCTGCTCGGCTGCGAGTTCTGGAGCGGCCTGGTCGACTGGATCACCACCCGGCTCGTCGAGGAAGGCATGATCTCCGAAGGAGACCCGGACCTGTTCCTTCTGACAGATTCGCCCGAGGAAGCGGTCGCCTACTGCGTCGCGGCGCACCAGGGGCAGGTCGAGGAACTGGAGGAACGGCGTAGCCAGCTCCTCCAGGAACTCGAGAATCTGGAGAAGCAGGCCGGACGGATGTCGCGTGAGACCGGAGCTGAGGGCCGGAGCGATTCTGACGGTCGGTCGTTCGGGTAG
- a CDS encoding magnesium transporter MgtE N-terminal domain-containing protein, with amino-acid sequence MDTTRVFAGRLAGMLLLGADGESLGRIRDVVLTIRSTRAVALGLVAEVAGKRRIFLPMGRITSIDPKEVTLNTSSVNLRPFRSRAGELTVMDDLIGAKVHTDDPEFSHLTGRAVEISDVELERTRTREWELSRVAVITRGRLGRRTTPAVIPFMHVHGLSASGAGPRDVDAELIAEFTTMRNADIAHALRDMDPDRRFRIASELDDERLADVIAELPDDEQTELVEELNIERAAMILEEMDPDDAADLLGELPDDKADVLLELMDPEESEPVRRLMSFSPDTVGALMTSEAIILTPQATVAEALAHARNPEVPLSLSSLIFVVRPPQATPTGRYLGCVHLQKLLREPPSSLVGGILDLELPALHPEDTEETAARYFATYNLVSAPVLDEDSHLLGVVGVDDLLDHLLPENWRDEDWRSNRSAPTPPTAERK; translated from the coding sequence ATGGACACCACACGGGTATTCGCCGGGCGGCTCGCCGGCATGCTTCTACTTGGCGCGGACGGCGAATCCCTCGGACGAATCCGGGATGTCGTCCTGACGATCCGTTCGACGCGGGCAGTCGCTCTCGGCCTCGTCGCCGAGGTCGCCGGCAAACGTCGAATATTCCTGCCGATGGGACGCATCACTTCCATCGACCCCAAGGAAGTCACACTCAATACCAGCTCCGTGAACCTCCGCCCGTTTCGGTCTCGGGCAGGAGAGCTGACGGTGATGGATGACCTGATCGGTGCGAAGGTTCATACCGACGACCCCGAATTCAGCCACCTCACCGGTCGGGCGGTGGAGATATCCGACGTCGAACTCGAGCGGACCCGCACCCGCGAGTGGGAACTCAGCCGGGTGGCCGTGATCACCCGCGGCAGGCTCGGACGCCGGACGACCCCTGCGGTGATCCCCTTCATGCATGTCCACGGTCTCTCCGCGTCCGGCGCAGGCCCCCGCGACGTCGACGCGGAACTGATCGCCGAGTTCACCACGATGCGCAACGCCGACATCGCCCACGCCCTCCGTGACATGGACCCTGACCGTCGGTTCCGGATCGCCTCGGAACTCGACGACGAACGCCTCGCTGATGTGATCGCCGAACTCCCCGACGATGAACAGACCGAACTCGTCGAGGAACTCAACATCGAACGCGCCGCGATGATCCTGGAGGAGATGGACCCTGATGACGCGGCGGACCTGCTCGGTGAACTCCCCGACGACAAGGCCGACGTCCTCCTCGAGCTCATGGACCCCGAAGAGTCCGAGCCTGTGCGTCGGCTCATGAGCTTCTCACCGGACACCGTCGGAGCCCTGATGACGTCTGAGGCCATCATCCTGACACCCCAGGCCACCGTGGCAGAAGCTCTCGCGCATGCCCGTAACCCCGAAGTCCCGCTCTCCTTGAGTTCACTGATCTTCGTCGTGCGCCCTCCGCAGGCCACACCGACCGGCCGTTACCTCGGCTGTGTCCATCTCCAGAAACTACTGCGGGAACCGCCGTCCTCACTGGTCGGCGGGATCCTGGATCTCGAGCTTCCCGCATTGCATCCCGAGGACACCGAAGAGACTGCCGCCCGGTACTTCGCCACCTACAACCTGGTCTCCGCACCGGTGCTCGACGAAGACAGTCACCTGCTCGGCGTGGTCGGTGTCGACGATCTGCTTGACCATCTGCTGCCTGAGAACTGGCGCGACGAAGACTGGCGCAGCAACCGGTCCGCCCCGACACCGCCGACCGCAGAACGGAAGTGA
- a CDS encoding anti-sigma factor has translation MSEVGKLSDVGHLTPEVVAALVDGELSRGAEHRARIHLVHCVECRDEVRAQRQASDRLRGSIPMDQLHASGSLLSRLVRIPDDCARGDESPDDAPADRDAVGIDGCRRPDSITGRMAAAARKVQRRTTKGRVKSPRQRSEG, from the coding sequence ATGTCGGAAGTCGGGAAGCTGTCGGATGTCGGCCATCTGACCCCGGAGGTTGTCGCGGCACTGGTGGACGGAGAACTGTCCCGCGGGGCCGAGCACCGGGCGCGGATCCACCTGGTCCACTGTGTGGAGTGCCGGGACGAGGTTCGGGCGCAGCGCCAGGCATCTGACCGTCTACGGGGCAGTATTCCGATGGACCAGCTCCACGCGTCGGGTAGCCTGCTCAGCCGTCTCGTCCGTATCCCCGATGATTGTGCACGGGGGGACGAGTCCCCGGACGACGCCCCGGCTGACCGGGATGCGGTGGGTATCGACGGGTGTCGTCGCCCGGACAGCATCACCGGTCGCATGGCTGCTGCGGCGCGCAAGGTGCAGCGCCGGACCACCAAGGGAAGGGTGAAATCGCCGCGTCAGCGCAGCGAGGGTTAG
- a CDS encoding Mrp/NBP35 family ATP-binding protein, protein MSTVTESAVRSALATVEDPELNKPITELGMVKSIDIDGTHVAVEIYLTIAGCPMKSTLTTRTRDAAESVEGVEQATVTTDVMSDEQRRELRTRLRGGAAEPVIPFAQPESTTRVFAVASGKGGVGKSSVTVNLATALAKRGLQVGVVDADIYGHSIPHMMGSNHRPHQVDDMIIPPQAHGVKIMSIGHFLDGNSPVVWRGPMLHRAIQQFLADVFWGDLDILLLDLPPGTGDVAISVAQLVPNAELLIVTTPQVAAAEVAERAGSISQQTRQRIGGVIENMSWMDMPDGTRMDVFGTGGGQVVADHLSQLTGGEVPLMGQIPLDPNLRIGGDLGNPIAISEPASAAGAALGAIAEKLATRRQSLAGRQLNLGVAGQ, encoded by the coding sequence ATGTCTACTGTCACTGAATCAGCGGTTCGCAGTGCCCTGGCAACTGTGGAGGACCCGGAGCTCAACAAGCCCATCACCGAACTGGGGATGGTCAAGTCGATCGATATCGACGGCACCCATGTTGCCGTCGAGATTTATCTGACCATCGCCGGTTGCCCCATGAAATCGACACTGACGACGCGCACCCGCGATGCCGCCGAAAGTGTCGAGGGCGTCGAGCAGGCCACGGTCACCACCGACGTGATGAGTGACGAACAACGGCGCGAACTACGCACCAGGTTGCGCGGCGGGGCCGCGGAACCCGTCATCCCCTTCGCGCAGCCGGAGTCGACGACGCGGGTCTTCGCCGTCGCATCCGGCAAGGGCGGGGTCGGGAAATCCTCAGTGACGGTGAACCTCGCCACCGCACTGGCGAAACGTGGCCTGCAGGTCGGCGTGGTCGACGCCGACATCTACGGTCACTCGATCCCCCATATGATGGGGTCGAACCACCGCCCCCACCAGGTGGACGACATGATCATCCCGCCGCAGGCCCACGGAGTGAAGATCATGTCGATCGGTCACTTCCTGGACGGCAATTCTCCGGTCGTGTGGCGCGGCCCGATGCTGCACCGCGCCATCCAACAGTTCCTCGCGGACGTTTTCTGGGGGGACCTGGATATCCTGCTGCTCGACCTGCCCCCGGGAACCGGAGATGTGGCCATTTCTGTCGCCCAACTGGTCCCGAACGCGGAACTTCTGATTGTGACCACACCTCAGGTCGCGGCAGCGGAAGTCGCCGAGCGCGCCGGCAGTATCTCCCAGCAGACGCGCCAGCGGATCGGCGGCGTCATCGAGAACATGAGTTGGATGGACATGCCGGACGGCACCAGGATGGACGTCTTCGGCACTGGTGGCGGGCAGGTCGTCGCTGACCACCTGAGTCAATTGACCGGCGGTGAGGTGCCCCTGATGGGCCAGATTCCGCTGGATCCGAATCTCCGGATCGGTGGTGACCTCGGTAACCCGATCGCCATCTCCGAACCCGCCTCAGCGGCCGGGGCGGCGCTGGGCGCGATCGCAGAGAAGCTCGCCACGCGGCGTCAGTCACTTGCCGGACGTCAGCTGAATCTCGGTGTCGCCGGGCAGTAG
- a CDS encoding aminopeptidase, translating to MTGSDVIDCRIVCADTPESSTDRDLRADLATDGVWEVRVPQDVRALTDLTELSEEPRLADDGWRAAGAVLIRRIGTLVDGHPVRAKRHTVQIRVPENATVQNLRNLAQGIVLGGRHLVVTRKDPAADVRSVHVDIGGIADDSVVQRAEESVYRGRVLGAATVLARDINAVPAPSATSVWWRRKAKAVLGDVAGTRVKTHGRGWLQRKGFGGILATATAGAGVNDPEGEDEVGFVEMFWDPAAAEGDLTNDRPEVLLVGGAPVPAVIRALAELKGPQKVVGLVPVHGYRLPAWVPGRARPVVEHVNGTTTQLPGAAGAVEQAEVCRRLALADAVAYGVQRYRPRRVVVVGSVSTASKTALGELTGAVTGDAQALRRVTLRGARVGERWWPLPTPGYLEKNVSARDADVAAAPEGPGALTAAMYLRRFADGVPCAVLDTTGPSWSDAVRGDIDRGSTGFAARTLVEWFRK from the coding sequence GTGACTGGCAGCGATGTCATCGACTGCCGGATCGTGTGCGCCGACACACCGGAGAGTTCCACTGACCGGGACCTCAGAGCCGACCTGGCTACCGACGGGGTGTGGGAGGTCCGCGTTCCTCAGGACGTGCGGGCGTTGACGGATCTCACGGAGTTGTCCGAGGAACCGCGGTTAGCCGATGACGGCTGGCGGGCAGCGGGGGCCGTACTGATTCGTCGTATCGGCACGCTCGTCGACGGGCACCCGGTGCGCGCCAAGCGGCATACGGTGCAGATCCGTGTGCCGGAGAACGCGACTGTGCAGAACCTCCGCAATCTGGCCCAGGGAATCGTGCTGGGTGGACGGCACCTTGTCGTCACGCGGAAGGACCCGGCCGCAGATGTCCGGTCCGTGCACGTCGACATTGGTGGCATCGCTGATGACTCCGTGGTTCAGCGGGCTGAGGAGAGCGTGTACCGGGGACGGGTCCTGGGGGCTGCCACGGTGTTGGCCAGAGACATCAACGCAGTACCGGCGCCCTCGGCGACGTCTGTGTGGTGGCGGCGCAAGGCCAAGGCGGTGCTCGGTGACGTCGCCGGTACCCGGGTGAAGACCCATGGGCGTGGTTGGCTGCAGCGTAAAGGCTTCGGTGGAATCCTCGCCACTGCAACCGCAGGTGCTGGGGTCAATGATCCGGAGGGGGAAGACGAGGTCGGTTTCGTCGAGATGTTCTGGGACCCCGCGGCGGCAGAGGGAGACCTCACCAACGACCGGCCGGAGGTCCTGCTCGTCGGAGGAGCACCGGTGCCTGCGGTGATCCGGGCGTTGGCGGAGTTGAAGGGACCGCAGAAGGTCGTCGGGCTGGTACCGGTCCACGGCTACCGTCTTCCTGCCTGGGTACCCGGTCGGGCCCGGCCGGTCGTCGAACACGTCAACGGGACCACCACTCAGCTTCCGGGTGCCGCCGGTGCAGTGGAGCAGGCGGAGGTCTGCCGCCGGTTGGCACTGGCAGATGCGGTGGCGTACGGCGTTCAGCGCTACCGACCCCGCCGTGTGGTTGTCGTCGGATCTGTGTCGACGGCGTCGAAAACCGCCCTGGGCGAACTGACTGGAGCCGTCACCGGTGATGCGCAGGCACTTCGTCGGGTGACGCTGCGGGGCGCGCGGGTGGGTGAGCGGTGGTGGCCGTTGCCTACGCCGGGGTATCTGGAGAAGAATGTCAGTGCCAGGGACGCCGACGTTGCGGCCGCTCCCGAGGGGCCTGGCGCACTGACCGCGGCCATGTACCTCCGGCGTTTCGCGGACGGTGTGCCCTGCGCCGTCCTCGATACGACGGGCCCGTCGTGGTCGGACGCCGTACGGGGTGACATCGACCGGGGCAGCACGGGTTTTGCGGCCCGTACTCTTGTAGAGTGGTTCCGGAAGTAG
- a CDS encoding GH32 C-terminal domain-containing protein, whose product MNRYRPELHVTAEVGVLEAPAGALSRGDSLHVFHQFRPRPDAGARWAHQVASGIPYGWDVCDDVLVPRDNEIDCLAGSSVPVGDGVELFFVTTTPAEDSDPSTLRSNTVTHGHRGARAFTIQRARIADLGAATAEVSDDPSVVSAFVERLGPVDIDDSAYPVHDLATPSVVRRGDVWTMIALDLVDDVDARIVVLESADRQTWTVRGSLEFAGESVPQGRPYAPRLTLMTDRGTDEDKDVLFITYPDDSLDDAADSRDEAGETTGYIVGTLDGTTFHTSTSFQVLDHGHDFTRPRLVHGTRPVLSGLVGAFPHSGDGDEPATWANCLSVPRFLSLRDGHLYQDVIGLPTAVRSYTDRAAVYTAQLEVESGTATVELLDKDGNVIVSVAHSGEQVSVTRDGDTRVAPLADGDSDTLTIFVDGPVCEVFADGGLVSLTTALTGPRAFDRFSVSATGGARVLSAMESLGRQLQRQLAHLDDPAEQEKLIREAVLADRDLSAGIDPGE is encoded by the coding sequence GTGAACCGCTACAGACCTGAACTACACGTCACCGCGGAAGTCGGCGTTCTCGAGGCACCAGCCGGAGCCTTGAGCCGGGGAGATTCCCTCCACGTCTTCCACCAGTTCCGGCCCCGACCTGATGCCGGGGCCCGGTGGGCCCACCAGGTCGCCTCCGGCATCCCCTACGGCTGGGACGTGTGCGACGACGTCCTCGTTCCTCGCGACAACGAGATCGACTGCCTGGCCGGATCCTCGGTCCCCGTGGGCGACGGGGTCGAACTCTTCTTCGTCACCACGACCCCGGCAGAAGACAGCGATCCGTCCACGCTGCGCTCGAACACCGTCACACACGGCCACCGGGGTGCCAGGGCCTTCACCATTCAACGGGCACGCATCGCCGACCTCGGAGCGGCCACCGCGGAGGTCTCCGACGACCCCAGCGTGGTCTCTGCTTTCGTCGAGCGGCTCGGCCCAGTGGACATCGACGACTCCGCGTACCCCGTCCATGATCTCGCGACACCGTCGGTGGTCCGCCGTGGCGACGTATGGACCATGATCGCGCTGGACCTGGTCGATGACGTGGATGCCCGAATCGTCGTCCTGGAGTCGGCGGACCGCCAGACATGGACCGTCCGCGGCTCCCTCGAGTTCGCCGGTGAATCAGTCCCCCAGGGGCGCCCGTACGCGCCCCGCCTGACCCTGATGACCGACCGTGGGACCGATGAGGACAAGGACGTCCTGTTCATCACCTATCCTGACGACAGCCTCGATGATGCCGCCGATTCCCGGGACGAGGCAGGCGAAACAACGGGCTACATCGTCGGCACGCTCGACGGAACCACGTTCCACACCTCGACGAGTTTCCAGGTCCTCGATCACGGCCACGACTTCACCCGTCCGCGTCTGGTGCACGGCACCCGTCCCGTCCTCTCCGGGCTGGTGGGCGCTTTCCCGCACAGCGGTGACGGCGATGAGCCAGCCACCTGGGCCAACTGCCTGTCTGTGCCGAGGTTCCTCAGCCTCCGGGACGGTCACCTCTACCAGGATGTGATCGGACTCCCCACCGCCGTCCGCTCCTACACCGACCGCGCCGCCGTCTACACCGCACAGCTCGAGGTCGAGTCGGGTACCGCCACGGTGGAACTCCTGGACAAGGACGGAAACGTCATCGTCAGTGTCGCCCACTCAGGTGAACAGGTCTCAGTGACCCGTGACGGTGATACGCGGGTCGCTCCCCTCGCCGACGGCGACAGTGACACACTCACTATCTTCGTGGACGGGCCGGTGTGCGAGGTCTTCGCCGACGGCGGCCTGGTCTCGCTGACCACGGCCCTGACCGGCCCCCGGGCATTCGACAGGTTCTCCGTCAGCGCGACCGGCGGTGCACGGGTCTTGTCCGCGATGGAGTCACTGGGGCGCCAGCTGCAGCGCCAGCTCGCCCACCTGGATGATCCTGCCGAGCAGGAGAAGCTCATCCGCGAGGCAGTCCTGGCTGACCGGGATCTTTCCGCCGGGATTGACCCGGGAGAATAG
- a CDS encoding methyltransferase domain-containing protein, with amino-acid sequence MLSDVIDLLADPVDGTPLRAGDAAWKTLVSESGHNYDVARQGYVTLAGGAGLRYSGDDAEMIQARETFLSGGHFAPFVEAITDHVGQALDDAGVADDAHPSIVEIGAGTGYYLSHTLDSIENSRGVGIDVSVPAAKRLASCHPNIGAVVADAWSRLPLRDGVVDAVTVIFAPRNAAEFARVLSTEGQVIVLTADAGHLAELREPLGIIDVEEGKVERMIAQASGHLVPVGDPESVEFQMNLDQASIAAQIGMSPSARHIHPTVLAERIAALPETMTVTARAAITRLRRDPHLS; translated from the coding sequence GTGCTCTCTGATGTCATCGACCTTCTCGCCGACCCGGTGGACGGCACCCCGTTGCGCGCCGGTGATGCGGCGTGGAAGACCCTCGTGTCCGAATCCGGTCACAACTACGACGTGGCGAGGCAGGGGTACGTCACCCTTGCCGGTGGTGCCGGGCTGCGCTATTCCGGCGACGACGCCGAGATGATCCAGGCGCGGGAGACGTTCCTTTCCGGGGGGCATTTCGCGCCGTTCGTCGAGGCGATCACCGATCACGTCGGCCAGGCGCTCGACGATGCCGGTGTCGCCGACGACGCGCACCCGTCCATCGTGGAAATCGGCGCAGGTACCGGTTACTACTTGTCGCATACCCTGGATTCGATCGAGAACTCCCGGGGTGTGGGAATCGACGTGTCGGTGCCAGCGGCGAAGCGGTTGGCTTCGTGCCACCCCAATATCGGCGCAGTCGTCGCCGACGCCTGGTCCCGGCTGCCGCTGCGGGACGGAGTCGTGGACGCCGTCACGGTGATCTTCGCTCCCCGTAATGCCGCAGAGTTCGCCCGGGTGCTGTCTACGGAGGGACAGGTCATCGTGCTCACGGCAGATGCTGGCCACCTGGCAGAGCTACGTGAACCGCTCGGCATCATCGACGTCGAAGAAGGCAAGGTGGAGCGGATGATCGCGCAGGCGTCGGGCCACCTCGTGCCGGTCGGGGATCCTGAGAGCGTGGAGTTCCAGATGAATCTGGATCAGGCGTCGATCGCCGCACAGATCGGGATGAGCCCCTCTGCGCGCCACATTCACCCCACTGTGCTGGCCGAGCGCATCGCGGCGCTGCCGGAGACGATGACCGTCACCGCTCGGGCCGCGATCACCCGTCTGCGGCGCGACCCCCACCTGAGCTGA
- a CDS encoding O-methyltransferase, with protein MNAESSSALDAVRDYVNSTAATDESLDAARDSATEYGLLTPDAMTGEFLTFLAAQITTPSPTAVVMSPAFGVIGLHLFAGFSGGGHVTCIDPEVQHQVLARSAFNSAGVRSNAYRFLPSAPLVGVSRLATDAYDIIVSQSMVEHLSATVDAALPVLRPGGVLILLDSLLDGTLTDPDHTDRQTRAAADAEEHLRSLDGITVARLPLGAGCTVITKHAA; from the coding sequence GTGAACGCAGAATCCAGCTCCGCCCTCGACGCCGTCCGCGACTACGTCAACAGCACAGCCGCGACCGACGAGTCACTCGACGCCGCCCGCGATTCAGCCACTGAGTACGGGCTGCTCACCCCCGACGCAATGACCGGAGAGTTCCTCACTTTCCTGGCGGCCCAGATCACCACCCCGTCACCCACTGCAGTCGTCATGTCCCCGGCGTTCGGTGTGATCGGCCTGCACCTCTTCGCTGGATTCTCTGGGGGCGGACACGTCACCTGCATCGACCCGGAAGTCCAACACCAGGTGCTGGCACGCAGCGCCTTCAACTCCGCGGGTGTCCGCTCCAACGCTTACCGGTTCCTGCCGTCAGCCCCTCTGGTCGGCGTGTCCCGGTTGGCCACAGACGCCTACGACATCATCGTCTCCCAGTCCATGGTCGAGCATCTGTCCGCGACGGTCGACGCCGCACTCCCCGTCCTCCGCCCGGGCGGGGTACTGATCCTGCTGGACTCACTTCTCGATGGCACGCTGACTGACCCGGACCACACCGACCGGCAGACGCGCGCGGCCGCCGATGCCGAAGAACACCTCCGGTCTCTGGACGGCATCACCGTGGCCCGCCTGCCGCTGGGCGCGGGATGCACCGTCATCACCAAGCATGCCGCCTGA